A stretch of Myxococcus hansupus DNA encodes these proteins:
- a CDS encoding FAD-binding oxidoreductase, with product MSSGTPAEFPRVAPEQVARVCEALATVLSPGQVRRDESTLAAYSKDESDSGVYPPDVVVFPEDTRQVSEVFKACAAHGVPFTPCGARSGKSGGSLTLQGGVAVSLERMNRILSISPEDLTAVVQPGVITGDLMKAVEAVGLFYPPDPNSWEVCTLGGNVAENAGGPRALKYGVTRDYVIGLEWVLPDGEVLRVGRRTIKGVAGYDLVGLFVGSEGTLGVATEITVQLIPLPREVLTALVVFPSVMDAARGVSAVLAAGILPRCLELIDDVALRAVDGRGFQFPPGAGSAVIVEVDGNGRDGLLSEMSQLSDICTRQGATETLVAQDASQREKLWAARRVISPALRALKPRKISEDIVVPRSRIPEVIERLKAMGSELGLTVATYGHAGDGNLHANILYDGPHQRPLVDEALRRMLVLTVELGGTITGEHGVGHAKREYLPLEQAPALIDLQRRLKAFFDPSGLLNPAKMFPAPKRS from the coding sequence ATGAGCAGCGGCACGCCCGCGGAGTTTCCCCGGGTGGCGCCCGAGCAGGTGGCGCGGGTGTGCGAGGCGCTGGCCACCGTGTTGTCACCGGGTCAGGTGCGCCGCGACGAGTCCACGCTCGCCGCCTATTCGAAGGATGAGTCCGACAGCGGGGTGTACCCGCCGGATGTCGTCGTCTTCCCGGAGGACACCCGGCAGGTGTCCGAGGTCTTCAAGGCGTGCGCCGCGCACGGCGTGCCCTTCACCCCTTGTGGCGCGCGGAGCGGGAAGAGCGGCGGCTCGCTGACCTTGCAGGGCGGCGTGGCGGTGAGCCTGGAGCGGATGAACCGCATCCTCTCCATCTCCCCCGAGGACCTCACGGCCGTGGTGCAGCCCGGTGTCATCACTGGCGATTTGATGAAGGCGGTGGAGGCGGTGGGGCTCTTCTATCCACCGGATCCGAACTCCTGGGAGGTCTGCACGCTGGGCGGCAACGTGGCGGAGAACGCCGGCGGTCCTCGCGCGCTCAAGTACGGCGTCACCCGGGACTACGTCATCGGGTTGGAGTGGGTGCTGCCGGACGGCGAGGTCCTCCGGGTGGGTCGGCGCACCATCAAGGGCGTGGCGGGTTACGACCTGGTGGGCCTCTTCGTCGGTTCGGAGGGCACGCTGGGGGTCGCCACCGAAATCACGGTGCAGCTCATCCCGCTGCCCCGCGAGGTGCTCACGGCCCTGGTGGTGTTCCCGTCCGTCATGGACGCCGCGCGAGGTGTGTCCGCCGTGCTGGCCGCGGGCATCCTGCCCCGGTGCCTGGAGCTCATCGACGATGTGGCCCTTCGCGCCGTGGATGGCCGCGGCTTTCAGTTCCCCCCAGGCGCGGGCTCGGCCGTCATCGTGGAGGTCGACGGCAACGGACGTGACGGCCTGTTATCGGAGATGTCTCAGCTCAGTGACATCTGCACCCGCCAGGGCGCCACCGAGACGCTGGTGGCCCAGGATGCCTCCCAGCGCGAGAAGCTGTGGGCCGCGCGCCGGGTGATTTCCCCAGCCCTCCGGGCCCTCAAGCCTCGCAAGATTTCCGAGGACATTGTCGTCCCGCGCTCGCGCATCCCCGAGGTCATCGAGCGACTGAAGGCCATGGGGAGTGAGCTGGGCCTCACGGTGGCCACATATGGCCATGCGGGTGACGGCAACCTGCACGCGAACATCCTGTACGACGGTCCCCATCAACGGCCGCTCGTGGACGAAGCCCTGCGACGCATGTTGGTGCTGACCGTGGAGCTGGGCGGAACGATCACAGGCGAGCACGGTGTGGGCCACGCGAAGCGGGAATATCTGCCGTTGGAGCAGGCGCCCGCGCTCATCGACTTGCAGCGTCGGCTCAAGGCCTTCTTCGACCCATCAGGGCTGCTCAATCCCGCGAAAATGTTCCCGGCTCCCAAGCGTTCTTGA
- the folE gene encoding GTP cyclohydrolase I yields MARAVADFLRAAGLSLQDVHLADTPSRVAEAWTSEFLDGYGRTPEAALGETFPVPPGSSGELVVVTDLRFHSMCPHHLLPLTGRAHVAYVPGKRVVGFGRLSALVDCFAHRLILQEDLAREVARSLAQVLGSPATACIIEAEQACLRLRGDKQRDAVTHAEAYEGTLRRDGPLRRELWARLGARR; encoded by the coding sequence ATGGCGCGCGCGGTCGCGGACTTCCTGCGCGCCGCCGGCCTGTCCCTCCAGGACGTCCACCTGGCGGACACCCCCTCGCGCGTCGCCGAGGCCTGGACCTCCGAGTTCCTCGACGGTTACGGTCGCACCCCGGAAGCGGCGCTGGGCGAGACGTTCCCCGTGCCGCCGGGCTCCTCTGGTGAGCTGGTGGTGGTGACGGACCTGCGCTTCCACTCCATGTGTCCACACCACCTGCTGCCGCTCACGGGCCGCGCCCACGTGGCCTACGTACCGGGCAAGCGCGTGGTGGGCTTCGGCCGGCTGTCGGCGCTGGTGGACTGCTTCGCGCACCGGCTCATCCTCCAGGAGGACCTGGCGCGGGAGGTGGCTCGCTCCCTGGCCCAGGTGCTGGGCAGCCCCGCCACGGCGTGCATCATCGAAGCGGAGCAGGCGTGTCTGCGCCTGCGCGGGGACAAGCAGCGTGACGCCGTCACCCATGCGGAGGCCTATGAAGGCACCTTGCGGCGCGACGGGCCGCTGCGTCGTGAATTGTGGGCCCGGTTGGGGGCACGCCGATGA
- a CDS encoding Rieske (2Fe-2S) protein, whose translation MATLDALDARGRAVVQVDGVAVALFRVNGELHAVADACPHRAGPLSEGDLVGYVVHCPLHTWPFDIRTGLCSRHPGVRVPTFEVRVQGQHILVAASGSVPAP comes from the coding sequence GTGGCGACGCTGGACGCACTCGACGCACGGGGCCGCGCGGTGGTCCAGGTGGACGGGGTCGCGGTGGCCCTCTTCCGGGTGAACGGGGAACTCCACGCGGTGGCGGACGCCTGCCCTCACCGGGCGGGGCCCCTGTCCGAGGGCGACCTGGTGGGATACGTGGTGCACTGCCCGTTGCACACCTGGCCGTTCGACATCCGGACGGGGCTGTGTTCCCGACACCCCGGCGTGCGGGTCCCCACCTTCGAGGTGCGCGTGCAGGGACAGCACATCCTCGTGGCCGCATCGGGTAGCGTCCCGGCCCCCTGA